One stretch of Rhinolophus ferrumequinum isolate MPI-CBG mRhiFer1 chromosome 3, mRhiFer1_v1.p, whole genome shotgun sequence DNA includes these proteins:
- the NCR2 gene encoding LOW QUALITY PROTEIN: natural cytotoxicity triggering receptor 2 (The sequence of the model RefSeq protein was modified relative to this genomic sequence to represent the inferred CDS: inserted 3 bases in 3 codons; substituted 1 base at 1 genomic stop codon) → MPWEHNVISFSQQLLTGTPRTPSHQHTRKWWYGLQSPKSTEADAMLPGCGQYHTQQWQSLVGQTLPLRCQYPPKGGHYEKYVWCKELLVLICARLVTSSRPHTLTXASWLSIXDNPGVGFFIVTRADLREDAGYYWCRIYHPASNSVSQSXSFSLAVSPGGHLEEGLHQNPTVLACRSQTASVQPGSGAQEQSCHTSPVISLFVPLSSREQNSTLHSSPAPPSALVPMXCGLLLTNSLVLSALLVQV, encoded by the exons ATGCCCTGGGAGCACAATGTCATCAGCTTCTCCCAGCAACTTCTCACAG GCACCCCCCGTACCCCCTCCCACCAGCACACCAGAAAATGGTGGTATGGCCTGCAGAGCCCCAAGTCTACTGAGGCTGATGCGATGCTCCCag GCTGTGGGCAGTATCACACTCAGCAATGGCAGAGCCTGGTGGGGCAGACCCTCCCCCTGAGGTGCCAGTACCCACCCAAGGGCGGGCACTATGAGAAGTATGTCTGGTGTAAGGAGCTATTGGTGCTCATATGCGCCAGGTTAGTCACCAGCTCCAGGCCCCACACACTGA CAGCCTCCTGGCTTTCAATCTGAGACAACCCCGGTGTGGGATTCTTCATTGTCACCAGGGCCGATCTGAGGGAGGATGCAGGGTACTACTGGTGTAGAATCTACCACCCTGCCAGCAACTCTGTCTCTCAGT AAAGCTTCTCTCTGGCAGTGTCTCCGG gaggCCACCTGGAGGAGGGGCTTCACCAGAACCCCACCGTGCTGGCCTGTCGATCTCAGACTGCCAGCGTCCA GCCTGGATCAGGGGCCCAAGAACAGAGCTGCCACACCAGCCCTGTCATCTCCCTTTTTGTCCCTCTGTCCTCCAGGGAACAAAACTCCACCCTCCACTCCAGCCCTGCACCCCCAAGTGCCCTGGTCCCCA TCTGCGGACTCCTCCTGACCAACAGCCTAGTTCTGTCAGCCCTGCTTGTCCAG GTGTAA